The genome window CCCATGGCGCCCAAGCTAGTAATGGGTGATTGTTCCGGCAGTTGTGTTACCCTTTGCGACACCTTTGCTGATGGGTTCTGCACGGGCAACGCCGACCCCGCCTTTTGTCCACCGGAAGTGCAGGAGCAATGCAAGCCCACGGTTTTCACAGGGTGTATCACTGAATGCAACACACTCTGCGCTACAAGCGGATTCGCTCCTTGCGCTGCTTGATGAGAAAGTATGGTTTGCGGCAGAATAAAGGTGAGTGCAAGAGCAGCCAGCAGGCCTCTTCCCCATGCATACGCACACTGCAGCGCGAGCTGAGGGAGGAAGCATGCAATAAGCTTCCACGGTGATCTACTACCTACTATATCCCACATTTCCTTACTACATTTTCCTTTGTTTAATTCAGTCAAGATTGTGTCGTTCAGAGGCCAGCATGCATGGGGTGCGTACGTATTATTACTAGTATTATTGTATGCATATGGAAAAGTGCACTGTGCTAGCTTGTGTACGTGTGCCAATTCTGTGCATGCATGTGTGGTCTTTCAGTGTCTACTCTAGCTAGTAGGCATATGTCATTGTCATGTAATCTCTCGATGAGGGAATTTGTATTGAAATAAATCATATTAAAAACAATATATTTCGTTCCTTTATGCATACaccatacatacatatatatgtACCTTCA of Zea mays cultivar B73 chromosome 8, Zm-B73-REFERENCE-NAM-5.0, whole genome shotgun sequence contains these proteins:
- the LOC100277838 gene encoding uncharacterized protein LOC100277838 precursor, whose amino-acid sequence is MASGAAAPVKMSTAVTACILLAVLLPMAPKLVMGDCSGSCVTLCDTFADGFCTGNADPAFCPPEVQEQCKPTVFTGCITECNTLCATSGFAPCAA